One genomic segment of Impatiens glandulifera chromosome 6, dImpGla2.1, whole genome shotgun sequence includes these proteins:
- the LOC124941340 gene encoding monodehydroascorbate reductase, chloroplastic/mitochondrial, protein MPSARRFMAAAASASNSLILKHGISLRSPQSGSLNRTHHHSTLISFRRSYVAASSSFANENREFVIVGGGNAAGYAARTFVEHDMADGKLCIVTKEPHAPYERPALTKAYLFPPEKKPARLPGFHTCVGSGGERQTPEWYKEKGIEMLYEDPVTDIDIAKQTLTTNTGKLLKYGSLIIATGCTSSRFPEKIGGNLPGVHYIRDVGDADSLISSLGKARKVVIVGGGYIGMEVAAAAVAWKLDTTIIFPEEYLLQRLFTPSLAQKYEELYKANGVKFSKGASIKNLESGPDGHVTAVKLADGSTVEADTVIIGIGAKPAIGPFEGVGLNTTIGGIQVDNLFRTRVPGIFAVGDVAAFPLKIYDRMARFEHVDHARKSAQHCVKALLSAQTQAYDYLPYFYSRVFEYEGSARKVWWQFYGDNVGEAIEIGNFDPKIATFWVDSGKLKGVLLESGSPEEFQLLPKLAREQPVVDKEKLQNASSVEEALKIAQASLLSQV, encoded by the exons ATGCCATCAG CTCGCAGATTCATGGCTGCTGCTGCTTCTGCGTCAAATTCCTTGATCCTCAAGCATGGAATCTCCCTGCGATCTCCTCAATCCGGTTCATTGAATCGAACCCACCATCATTCTACTTTAATAAGCTTCCGTAGAAGCTATGTAGCCGCCTCGTCTTCTTTCGCCAATGAGAACAGAGA GTTTGTGATCGTGGGTGGTGGAAATGCTGCAGGATATGCTGCTCGGACATTTGTTGAACATGATATGGCTGATGGGAAGCTTTGTATTGTGACTAAGGAG CCACATGCACCTTATGAGCGGCCAGCATTGACTAAAGCTTATTTGTTTCCTCCTGAAAAGAAGCCAGCAAGATTACCA GGTTTCCATACCTGTGTTGGATCTGGTGGGGAGAGACAGACTCCTGAATGGTACAAGGAGAAAGGAATTGAG ATGTTGTATGAGGATCCAGTGACTGACATTGATATCGCGAAACAAACACTGACTACAAACACGGGTAAATTGCTTAAGTATGGATCACTTATTATTGCTACTGGATGCACATCTTCAAG ATTTCCTGAGAAAATTGGCGGAAATTTACCTGGGGTACATTACATTAGGGATGTTGGAGATGCTGATTCACTAATATCATCTCTg GGGAAGGCAAGAAAGGTGGTGATCGTTGGTGGCGGTTACATTGGCATGGAGGTTGCTGCTGCAGCCGTCGCCTGGAAGCTTGATACCact ATTATATTCCCAGAAGAATACCTCTTGCAAAGACTTTTTACCCCCTCACTTGCTCAGAAGTATGAAGAGCTCTACAAGGCTAATGGAGTCAAATTCTCAAAG GGTGCGTCTATTAAAAACCTGGAATCTGGTCCTGATGGACATGTAACCGCAGTAAAACTGGCAGATGGATCTACGGTTGAAGCAGACACA GTTATTATTGGTATTGGAGCAAAACCTGCCATTGGTCCTTTTGAAGGGGTAGGCTTAAATACAACTATTGGAGGCATCCAG GTTGATAATCTGTTTAGAACAAGAGTGCCTGGAATCTTTGCTGTGGGAGATGTTGCAGCATTTCCACTGAAG ATATATGACCGGATGGCTAGGTTTGAACATGTTGATCATGCCCGTAAATCTGCTCAGCATTGTGTTAAAGCTTTATTGAGTGCTCAAACTCAAGC TTATGATTATCTCCCATACTTCTACTCACGAGTCTTTGAATACGAAGGGAGTGCAAGAAAAGTATGGTGGCAATTTTATGGAGACAATG TTGGAGAGGCCATTGAGATAGGAAATTTTGATCCCAAGATTGCTACTTTCTGGGTAGATTCTG GTAAACTTAAGGGAGTTCTACTTGAAAGTGGTAGTCCTGAG GAATTCCAACTTCTTCCAAAACTAGCAAGAGAACAGCCAGTTGTGGATAAAGAAAAGCTTCAAAATGCTTCATCAGTTGAGGAAGCTCTAAAGATTGCTCAAGCTTCTCTCTTATCCCAagtttga
- the LOC124944136 gene encoding 40S ribosomal protein S10-3-like: protein MIIPEKNRREISKYLFQEGVCFAKKDFNLAKHPDIDVPNLQVIKLMQSFKSKEYVRETFAWMHYYWFLTNDGIEFLRTYLNLPSEIVPATLKKSARPQGRPMGGPPGDRPRGPPRFEGERPRFGDREGYRGAPRGGPSGEFGGEKGGAPADYQPFFRGPGGRGGGFGRGSGGFGGAPAGGSDLP from the exons ATG ATCATTCCTGAGAAGAATCGCAGAGAAATCTCCAAGTACCTCTTCCAAG AGGGTGTTTGTTTTGCTAAGAAAGACTTCAATTTGGCGAAGCATCCCGATATTGATGTCCCTAATCTTCAGGTTATTAAGCTGATGCAGAGTTTCAAGTCGAAGGAATACGTTCGTGAGACTTTCGCTTGGATGCATTACTACTGGTTCCTCACCAATGATGGCATTGAGTTTCTTCGTACTTATCTTAACTTGCCTTCTGAAATTGTCCCTGCTACTTTGAAGAAGTCTGCAAGGCCACAAGGACGCCCAATGGGTGGTCCTCCTGGTGATCGTCCCCG TGGCCCTCCTAGATTTGAGGGAGAGAGGCCTAGGTTTGGTGATAGGGAAGGGTATAGAGGAGCTCCCCGTGGAGGTCCTTCTGGTGAGTTTGGTGGTGAGAAAGGTGGAGCTCCGGCTGACTATCAGCCATTTTTCAGg GGTCCTGGTGGAAGAGGTGGTGGGTTTGGCCGTGGATCAGGTGGCTTTGGTGGTGCACCAGCTGGTGGGTCTGATCTTCCTTGA
- the LOC124941602 gene encoding uncharacterized protein LOC124941602 yields MEDMHTSYGLTLTYNKAWRSREKALMAVRGTVEDSYDELPSYLLQKKNPGTITDIQTDEKGHFMYMFISLGVSIRGFIGCCRPVLCIDASFLKHKVGGQLLVAIALNANEQLYPVAFGVVDSENNNSWTYFMQQLRLAIVSFPDLVFISDRHPNCHVEFDLASRAYTESTFQKHFDKIRTKDPRIAEYLEQIGVERWSRAFLSGSRYNQMTSFTQLNRGAWHMRRHVIQFFIIMKLGTFPNISRNESA; encoded by the exons atggaagatATGCATACAAGCTATGGGTTAACTTTGacatataataaggcttggaggtcaaGGGAAAAGGCattaatggcggtgcgaggaactgtggaGGATTCCTATGATGAATTGCCATCCTACCTGTTGCAGAAGAAGAACCcaggtaccataactgacatccagacggatgagaAAGGACACTTCATGTATATGTTCATATCTCTAGGGGtttcaattaggggtttcatagGATGTTGTCGTCCTGTATTGTGCATCGATGCCAGCTTCCTTAAGCACAAAGTTGGAGGTCAACTACTGGTTGCGATAGCATTGAATGCGAACGAGCAACTATATCCCGTTGCTTTTGGTGTCGTTGATtcggagaataataactcttggacatatttcatgcaacaactaAGGTTGGCAATTGTATCATTCCCAGATCTCGTCTtcatatccgatagacacccaa ACTGCCAtgttgagtttgatttggcttctcgcgCATACACCGAGTCCACGTTTCAgaagcattttgacaagatcagaaCTAAAGACCCTAGGATTGCTGAATATTTGGAACAAATTGGagtggagagatggagtcgtgctttTTTGTCCGGTtcacgatacaatcaaatgacaa GTTTTACTCAACTGAATCGTGGTGCAtggcatatgcggagacatgttatccagtTTTTCATCATAATGAAGCTTGGGACATTCCCGAACATATCAAGAAACGAGTCTGCCTAA
- the LOC124941863 gene encoding 2-C-methyl-D-erythritol 2,4-cyclodiphosphate synthase, chloroplastic has product MAMVTGNPILSYNSTLISNSKNPIFPLSTHFLNPSTRIPSLLSLRSTSRSTHLSPLTAVNISSAASIATAVPTPTKSLPFRVGHGFDLHRLEPGYPLIIGGINIPHERGCEAHSDGDVLLHCVVDAILGALGLPDIGQIFPDSDPKWKGAASSVFIKEAVRLMHEAGYEIGNLDATLILQRPKLSPHKETIRTNLSNLLGADPSVINLKAKTHENVDSLGENRSIAAHTVILLMRK; this is encoded by the exons ATGGCGATGGTGACTGGAAACCCTATTCTCTCTTACAACTCAACCCTAATTTCCAATTCTAAAAACCCAATCTTTCCTCTATCTACCCATTTCTTAAACCCATCAACCAGAATtccctctcttctctctcttagGTCAACATCCAGATCGACCCATCTCTCACCATTGACGGCAGTTAATATTTCCTCCGCCGCATCCATCGCCACCGCCGTCCCCACCCCCACAAAATCACTTCCCTTTCGAGTTGGACATGGGTTCGATCTTCATAGGCTTGAGCCTGGATATCCTCTCATAATCGGCGGAATCAACATCCCTCATGAAAGAGGCTGCGAAGCTCACTCCGACG GTGATGTATTGCTTCACTGTGTAGTAGATGCAATTTTGGGTGCTTTAGGTTTGCCTGATATTGGACAAATCTTTCCTGATTCTGATCCAAAATGGAAAGGAGCTGCTTCATCTGTCTTCATCAAAGAAGCT GTTAGACTAATGCATGAAGCTGGATATGAGATTGGCAATTTAGATGCTACTTTGATTCTTCAGAGGCCTAAATTGAGTCCACACAAAGAAACAATCAGGACTAATCTTTCGAACCTGCTTGGAGCTGATCCTTCTGTTATCAATTTGAAGGCGAAAACCCATGAAAATGTGGATAGTCTTGGCGAAAATCGAAGTATTGCTGCTCATACTGTTATTCTTCTCATGAGGAAATAG
- the LOC124942284 gene encoding uncharacterized protein LOC124942284: MADLHHLLPFQNLTKRDKNHTKSLKSKPDDSIGSLRSFPKFPIYLILFISASYIIYTLKLLSSSSSLHPCETDLPFHHNRLSLPPPQTQTKTNISHIVFGIAASSKLWKKRKEYIKLWFKPENNMQGNVWIDKKVQIQINENLPPVRISSNTSNFPYTNKQGDRSAIRISRIVSETVRIGLKKEIRWIVMGDDDTVFVIENLIRVLSKYDHNEYYYIGSSSESHLQNIFFSYAMAYGGGGFAISYPLAIALEKIQDECIERYPDLYGSDDRIQACMAELGVSLTKEVGFHQYDVYGNLLGLLAAHPVTPFVSLHHLDVVEPIFPNMTRLEALQHLQLPMKIDSAGLMQQSICYDPEKKWTVSVSWGFVVQVFRGILPAREIEMPSRTFLNWYRRADYTAYAFNTRPVARNPCQKSFVFYMSDTRLSMNRTVSKYNLHRVTRPECKWKMADPGELDEIIVHKKTDPHMWDRSPRRNCCRIMKSTAKRLKLDVGVCREGEIVHI, encoded by the exons ATGGCAGATCTCCACCACTTACTTCCATTCCAAAATCTCACCAAACGAGACAAAAACCACACCAAATCCCTAAAATCAAAACCCGACGATTCCATCGGATCTCTCCGTTCCTTCCCCAAATTCCCAATCTACCTAATCCTCTTCATCTCCGCTTCCTACATCATCTACACTCTCAAGCTcctctcctcttcctcctccctCCATCCCTGCGAAACCGATCTCCCTTTCCACCATAACCGTCTCTCTCTCCCTCCTCCCCAAACTCAAACCAAAACAAACATCTCACACATCGTATTCGGAATCGCCGCATCATCAAAACTCTGGAAAAAACGAAAAGAATACATCAAACTCTGGTTCAAACCAGAGAACAACATGCAAGGCAATGTATGGATCGACAAAAAAGTTCAGATCCAAATCAACGAAAATCTCCCACCGGTACGTATTTCGTCAAACACATCTAACTTCCCTTACACAAACAAACAAGGAGATCGTTCCGCGATTCGCATATCGCGAATCGTATCGGAAACCGTCCGGATCGGGTTGAAAAAGGAAATCCGTTGGATTGTAATGGGAGATGATGATACTGTATTTGTGATTGAGAATCTGATTAGAGTATTATCAAAGTATGATCATAATGAATACTATTATATTGGAAGTTCGTCGGAAAGTCATTTGcagaatattttcttttcttatgcGATGGCTTATGGCGGCGGGGGTTTTGCGATTAGTTATCCATTGGCGATTGCGTTGGAGAAGATTCAAGATGAATGTATTGAAAGGTATCCGGATTTATATGGGTCGGATGATCGGATTCAAGCTTGTATGGCGGAACTCGGTGTTTCGTTAACTAAAGAAGTCGGGTTTCATCAG TATGACGTGTATGGAAACTTATTGGGCTTGCTGGCAGCTCATCCAGTAACCCCATTCGTGTCTTTGCACCACCTAGATGTGGTCGAGCCAATTTTCCCAAACATGACTCGGCTCGAGGCGTTACAACACCTTCAACTGCCAATGAAGATCGATTCGGCCGGTTTAATGCAACAATCGATTTGTTACGACCCCGAGAAGAAGTGGACCGTGTCGGTTTCATGGGGGTTTGTGGTGCAAGTTTTTCGTGGCATTTTACCTGCCCGAGAAATTGAAATGCCATCGAGAACATTTTTGAATTGGTATAGAAGAGCTGATTATACGGCTTATGCGTTTAACACTAGACCGGTTGCTAGGAATCCTTGTCAAAAATCGTTTGTTTTTTACATGTCGGATACGAGATTGTCCATGAATCGAACTGTTAGTAAATATAACCTTCATCGTGTAACACGTCCTGAATGCAAGTGGAAAATGGCGGATCCGGGTGAACTCGATGAAATCATAGTTCATAAGAAAACCGATCCACACATGTGGGATAGG tcgCCAAGGAGAAATTGTTGTAGGATCATGAAATCAACGGCGAAAAGATTGAAACTTGATGTAGGTGTATGTCGAGAAGGCGAGATCGTCCATATATAA
- the LOC124942415 gene encoding DET1- and DDB1-associated protein 1 translates to MGSMLGDLPSYDPHNFSLLRPSDPSNPSKMTPITYHPTHDRTLPPPNQVITSEARNILLRHIYQRAEDKLRPKRAASENLTPEHGSKHPKAMGNSDGPQF, encoded by the exons ATGGGGTCCATGCTCGGCGACTTGCCGTCTTACGACCCTCACAATTTCAGCCTGCTTCGTCCTTCGGATCCTTCAAACCCTTCT AAAATGACACCCATCACCTATCATCCTACTCATGATCGAACCCTTCCACCTCCTAATCAAG TCATAACTTCGGAAGCGAGGAACATACTGTTGAGGCACATTTATCAACGTGCTGAAGATAAG TTGAGACCGAAGAGAGCTGCATCAGAGAATTTAACACCAGAGCATGGATCCAAGCATCCGAAAGCTATGGGTAATTCAGATGGCCCGCAATTCTGA
- the LOC124944117 gene encoding uncharacterized protein LOC124944117, with translation MAAILTLISLPRTRLPNQTVIRRSRTTIEPIQSLYINKSTNKLSRSLEFEPFTRKKTNLSSQILRLSAKDLGSKVNPSCSLVETIKHLYECINDKNLKELGDLIASDCFINDYSFFAPFQGKKETIQFFEQLIGCMGQNVKFVLDLICEGSDGFTIAVMWHLEWKKKMIPLTKACSFYEFSMTKDSNLVLRKAHVLVESPIKPGALALGFFMAITSLFDAFPQATQWFLDNPHVMMNIIEKIYRVTLGPFISPFLQYYPKVINFVTFLINFTLKILFLVSKIFPF, from the exons ATGGCTGCTATATTGACATTAATCTCCTTGCCCCGAACACGATTACCGAATCAAACTGTTATAAGAAGATCGAGAACAACTATTGAGCCAATTCAAAGTTTGTACATCAACAAATCAACGAATAAGCTCTCAAGATCTCTAGAATTTGAACCATTCACCCGGAAGAAGACAAATCTAAGCTCACAAATATTGAGGTTATCGGCGAAAGACCTTGGTTCAAAAGTTAACCCTTCTTGTTCTCTAGTCGAGACCATCAAACATCTCTATGAATGCATCAACGATAAGAATTTGAAAGAATTGGGTGACTTGATTGCAAGCGATTGTTTCATCAATGATTATTCATTTTTTGCACCTTTTCAAggtaaaaag GAGACAATCCAATTTTTTGAGCAACTAATTGGATGCATGGGACAAAATGTTAAGTTCGTTTTGGATCTTATATGCGAAGGATCAGATGGCTTTACCATTGCGGTAATGTGGCATTTAG AATGGAAAAAGAAGATGATTCCTTTAACCAAAGCATGTAGCTTCTACGAGTTTTCAATGACAAAAGATTCTAATCTCGTCCTCAG GAAAGCTCACGTTTTAGTCGAGTCACCCATCAAACCGGGAGCTCTTGCACTA GGATTCTTCATGGCAATCACATCACTATTTGATGCATTTCCACAAGCTACACAAT GGTTTCTAGATAACCCACATGTTATGATGAACATAATAGAAAAGATTTATAGAGTAACATTGGGGCCTTTCATAAGTCCTTTCCTTCAATACTACCCTAAAGTCATCAATTTTGTGACTTTCTTGATTAACTTCACTCTCAAGATACTATTTTTAGTTTCTAAGATATTCCCTTTTTAG